A portion of the Bufo gargarizans isolate SCDJY-AF-19 chromosome 7, ASM1485885v1, whole genome shotgun sequence genome contains these proteins:
- the CAMK1 gene encoding calcium/calmodulin-dependent protein kinase type 1 isoform X1, translating to MGQAGRRERKTYAIFMNSGMCWGLGRFQEVVLAEEKKTQKLVAIKCIPKKALEGKETSIENEIAVLRKVKHANIVSLEDIYENRSHLYLIMQLVSGGELFDRIVEKGFYTEKDASQLIKQILDAVKYLHDMGIVHRDLKPENLLYYSLDEDSKIMISDFGLSKIEGSGSVMSTACGTPGYVAPEVLAQKPYSKAVDCWSIGVIAYILLCGYPPFYDENDAKLFEQILKAEYEFDSPYWDDISDSAKDFIQHLMEKDPNKRYTCDQALQHPWIAGDTALDKNIHESVSEQIRKNFAKSRWKQAFNATAVVRHMRKLQLGTSQEGPGQTTPTSPCHGNLLVPGDNHGSLSDSCQDRCSQKTPENNSLAYSTHHCPQSNRV from the exons TGGGGCGTTTTCAGGAGGTGGTCCTAGCAGAGGAGAAGAAGACCCAGAAACTAGTCGCCATAAAATGCATCCCCAAGAAAgctctggaggggaaggagaCTAGCATCGAGAACGAGATAGCGGTGCTGAGAAA GGTCAAACATGCAAACATCGTGTCTCTGGAGGATATATACGAAAACCGCAGTCACTTGTACCTCATCATGCAACT GGTGTCTGGGGGCGAACTCTTTGACAGGATCGTGGAGAAAGGATTCTACACCGAGAAAGATGCCAGCCAGCTCATCAAGCAGATCTTGGACGCTGTGAAATACCTCCATGATATGGGCATCGTACATCGGGATTTAAAG CCGGAGAACCTCTTATACTACAGCTTGGATGAAGACTCCAAAATCATGATCAGCGATTTTGGGCTATCGAAAATTGAAGGCTCTGGAAGCGTCATGTCTACCGCCTGTGGGACACCGGGATATGTTG CTCCAGAAGTTCTGGCCCAGAAGCCGTACAGTAAAGCCGTGGACTGCTGGTCGATCGGAGTCATCGCATACATTTT ATTGTGTGGTTACCCCCCTTTCTATGATGAAAATGATGCCAAACTCTTCGAGCAGATCCTGAAAGCGGAATACGAGTTCGATTCCCCATATTGGGACGACATTTCAGACTCGG CAAAAGATTTTATACAGCATTTGATGGAAAAGGATCCTAATAAGCGGTACACGTGTGACCAGGCGCTGCAGCATCCGTG GATTGCGGGAGACACCGCCCTGGATAAGAATATTCACGAATCGGTCAGCGAGCAAATCAGGAAGAATTTTGCCAAAAGCCGATGGAAG CAAGCCTTTAATGCCACGGCTGTGGTACGTCACATGCGCAAATTACAGCTGGGGACCAGTCAGGAAGGGCCGGGGCAGACCACTCCAACCAGTCCGTGCCATGGGAACTTATTGGTTCCTGGAGACAATCATG GCTCCCTTTCAGACAGCTGTCAGGACCGCTGTTCCCAGAAGACCCCAGAGAACAACTCCTTGGCCTACAGCACCCACCACTGCCCTCAATCGAACCGGGTCTAA
- the CAMK1 gene encoding calcium/calmodulin-dependent protein kinase type 1 isoform X2, whose amino-acid sequence MGQAGRRERKTYAIFMNSGMCWGLGRFQEVVLAEEKKTQKLVAIKCIPKKALEGKETSIENEIAVLRKVKHANIVSLEDIYENRSHLYLIMQLVSGGELFDRIVEKGFYTEKDASQLIKQILDAVKYLHDMGIVHRDLKPENLLYYSLDEDSKIMISDFGLSKIEGSGSVMSTACGTPGYVAPEVLAQKPYSKAVDCWSIGVIAYILLCGYPPFYDENDAKLFEQILKAEYEFDSPYWDDISDSAKDFIQHLMEKDPNKRYTCDQALQHPWIAGDTALDKNIHESVSEQIRKNFAKSRWKQAFNATAVVRHMRKLQLGTSQEGPGQTTPTSPCHGNLLVPGDNHAQLIPSEHPLSS is encoded by the exons TGGGGCGTTTTCAGGAGGTGGTCCTAGCAGAGGAGAAGAAGACCCAGAAACTAGTCGCCATAAAATGCATCCCCAAGAAAgctctggaggggaaggagaCTAGCATCGAGAACGAGATAGCGGTGCTGAGAAA GGTCAAACATGCAAACATCGTGTCTCTGGAGGATATATACGAAAACCGCAGTCACTTGTACCTCATCATGCAACT GGTGTCTGGGGGCGAACTCTTTGACAGGATCGTGGAGAAAGGATTCTACACCGAGAAAGATGCCAGCCAGCTCATCAAGCAGATCTTGGACGCTGTGAAATACCTCCATGATATGGGCATCGTACATCGGGATTTAAAG CCGGAGAACCTCTTATACTACAGCTTGGATGAAGACTCCAAAATCATGATCAGCGATTTTGGGCTATCGAAAATTGAAGGCTCTGGAAGCGTCATGTCTACCGCCTGTGGGACACCGGGATATGTTG CTCCAGAAGTTCTGGCCCAGAAGCCGTACAGTAAAGCCGTGGACTGCTGGTCGATCGGAGTCATCGCATACATTTT ATTGTGTGGTTACCCCCCTTTCTATGATGAAAATGATGCCAAACTCTTCGAGCAGATCCTGAAAGCGGAATACGAGTTCGATTCCCCATATTGGGACGACATTTCAGACTCGG CAAAAGATTTTATACAGCATTTGATGGAAAAGGATCCTAATAAGCGGTACACGTGTGACCAGGCGCTGCAGCATCCGTG GATTGCGGGAGACACCGCCCTGGATAAGAATATTCACGAATCGGTCAGCGAGCAAATCAGGAAGAATTTTGCCAAAAGCCGATGGAAG CAAGCCTTTAATGCCACGGCTGTGGTACGTCACATGCGCAAATTACAGCTGGGGACCAGTCAGGAAGGGCCGGGGCAGACCACTCCAACCAGTCCGTGCCATGGGAACTTATTGGTTCCTGGAGACAATCATG cTCAGCTGATCCCCTCTGAACATCCACTAAGTTCCTAA